In one Brassica oleracea var. oleracea cultivar TO1000 chromosome C9, BOL, whole genome shotgun sequence genomic region, the following are encoded:
- the LOC106313892 gene encoding uncharacterized protein LOC106313892 isoform X2, with translation MSSNGEKGMMKRSDFAQKLLDDLRVRKERLSISQDTDNYAYSNRGFKGSKKTRSKSTTFQDFNYGGANLLTSGTEDSNQILPYGKGRSIDLSKALAFALENAGKATRADPSGNASIISFLHEVGKRSLGRSSQQHLCSSSQQQLPMVHVHIKEISKGAQKLNQIIKACSNGLSFRKGRYSIQCGGEEHMEGAIELEQSLRLLVDIQQASSEYITKKQSQNRFKLLEENEDGEEEEDVWNRNNRKIKEAAKTDIEMRLLALKNKHRRQASGCEDTEHKPQKGRIPNVVAKLMGIGEFPEEEKETKNNNDASIKSAESLTRRRATQSNEKIVELKDQRNSTSLDLVLHKETQRTTNGINYKDKSQQKDDPNSKKGNKKDREMTTKNAIRRTSSPTEDNPKAVTRSQEKPLHKLSFGKKEEAKSIKKAKLKPERHQEHGVMTNHPPKPVSSVPVIDKAKSLRKSFSHVVVLEKKKGGEVHEAEFREKKNLNGGFCKVMKQPENQKPVSREANGKQDQLLRSYNDSNKTKAVEADTCINISEDSGIEVKSSNRNVFEKKKDIKDDSILLIAAERVLCQAPSENHQELIFTYGVDQQAPVSNSDGNSERFSKTVYKASKGEVEAGIPLLEKRQEHRKQETKETLSENEMNLKKIVVKSQLFLDTFEALFKLNIPLNVLHEVGGNNYHQEDKNLLLDCGYEIMKRKGRFQELKVHPFVKVPISSSKVNSLDHLVRQLSKEFEKLRTYGRECYTESLVEDYLPKVLKRDVYYTDPNLNSMWDMGWNDSMHAFIEKDDVIRDVEREVFNGLLEEITRDLICI, from the exons ATGAGTTCGAACGGAGAAAAGGGAATGATGAAGCGGTCAGATTTTGCACAGAAGTTGTTAGATGATCTTCGTGTAAGGAAGGAGCGGCTTTCAATCTCTCAGGATACAG ATAACTATGCATATTCTAACAGAGGATTTAAGGGATCTAAGAAAACCAGATCAAAATCT ACAACATTTCAAGATTTCAACTATGGAGGAGCCAATCTTCTCACTAGCGGCACGGAGGATTCAAATCAGATACTTCCATACGGAAAAGGCCGGAGCATCGATCTATCAAAAGCATTAGCATTTGCACTTGAAAATGCTGGGAAGGCTACAAGAGCAGATCCTTCAGGGAATGCATCAATCATTAGCTTCCTTCATGAAGTAGGAAAGAGATCTTTGGGAAGAAGCAGTCAGCAACATCTTTGTTCAAGCAGCCAGCAACAACTTCCCATGGTTCATGTCCATATCAAAGAAATATCAAAGGGAGCTCAAAAACTGAATCAGATCATTAAAGCATGTAGCAACGGCCTCAGTTTTCGAAAAGGAAGGTACTCAATACAATGCGGAGGAGAAGAACACATGGAAGGGGCTATTGAGTTGGAACAGTCTCTTCGTTTGCTTGTAGATATTCAACAAGCTTCTTCCGAATATATCACGAAGAAACAAAGTCAAAACAGATTCAAGCTACTTGAAGAAAATGAGGATGGGGAAGAAGAAGAAGATGTTTGGAATCGAAATAACCGAAAGATAAAAGAAGCCGCAAAGACGGACATCGAAATGAGACTACTGGCGCTTAAAAACAAACACAGAAGACAAGCAAGTGGCTGCGAAGATACCGAACATAAGCCTCAGAAGGGAAGGATTCCGAATGTTGTTGCGAAGTTGATGGGAATAGGAGAGTTTCCAGAAGAGGAAAAAGAGACCAAGAACAACAATGATGCATCCATCAAGTCTGCGGAGAGTCTCACAAGGCGTAGAGCAACACAATCCAATGAAAAAATTGTTGAATTGAAGGATCAGAGGAACTCAACATCATTGGATTTAGTATTACATAAGGAGACTCAGAGAACTACTAATGGTATAAACTACAAAGATAAGTCTCAGCAGAAGGATGATCCAAACAGCAAAAAGGGAAACAAGAAGGATAGAGAAATGACGACGAAAAATGCTATAAGAAGGACCTCATCTCCAACAGAAGATAACCCTAAGGCTGTCACAAGGAGCCAAGAAAAGCCTTTGCATAAACTTAGTTTTGGGAAGAAAGAAGAAGCAAAGAGCATCAAGAAAGCGAAGTTGAAGCCAGAAAGGCATCAAGAACATGGCGTAATGACCAATCATCCACCAAAACCTGTGAGCTCAGTACCAGTCATAGACAAAGCTAAATCTCTGAGGAAAAGCTTTTCTCATGTTGTTGTATTAGAAAAGAAAAAAGGAGGAGAGGTACATGAAGCTGAGTTCCGCGAAAAGAAAAATCTAAACGGTGGATTTTGCAAAGTAATGAAGCAACCAGAGAATCAGAAACCTGTTTCCAGAGAAGCAAATGGGAAACAAGATCAGTTACTCAGAAGTTACAATGACAGTAATAAGACCAAAGCTGTAGAAGCAGACACGTGCATCAATATTTCTGAAGATTCAGGTATTGAGGTCAAATCATCAAACAGAAATGTGTTTGAGAAAAAAAAAGATATCAAAGATGACTCAATTCTGCTAATAGCTGCGGAGAGAGTCCTATGCCAAGCTCCATCCGAAAAT CATCAAGAGCTTATATTTACATATGGGGTGGATCAACAAGCTCCAGTATCAAATTCTGATGGAAATTCAGAAAGATTTTCCAAGACAGTATATAAAG CAAGCAAAGGGGAGGTTGAAGCTGGCATACCTTTGTTGGAGAAGCGACAAGAACACCGAAAACAAGAAACTAAAGAGACATTGTCTGAAAATGAAATGAACCTCAAGAAGATAGTTGTGAAAAGTCAACTATTTCTGGACACATTCGAGGCACTTTTCAAACTTAACATTCCTCTCAATGTCCTTCATGAAGTTGGCGGGAACAATTACCACCAAGAAGACAAGAACCTACTCCTCGATTGTGGCTACGAGATAATGAAACGAAAAGGAAGATTTCAAGAGTTAAAAGTCCATCCTTTCGTGAAGGTACCCATCAGTTCCTCTAAAGTAAACTCATTGGACCATCTTGTTAGACAATTAAGCAAAGAGTTCGAGAAGCTGAGAACTTACGGTAGGGAGTGCTACACTGAATCACTTGTTGAAGACTACTTACCAAAAGTGTTGAAAAGGGATGTTTACTATACAGACCCAAACTTAAACTCCATGTGGGATATGGGTTGGAATGATTCGATGCACGCCTTCATCGAGAAAGATGATGTTATAAGGGACGTAGAGAGGGAAGTCTTCAATGGACTCTTGGAGGAGATAACCAGAGATCTTATATGCATATAG
- the LOC106319379 gene encoding polyadenylate-binding protein RBP47C-like, with product MADTKVQSPETTAVEDNHQRITSSSPTPPPPPSHWMGMRYPSPMMMPHHMMYPPPPYSPYHHHNHMYHHNHHHQSRGNKHQNASNAENKTIWIGDLLHWMDENYLNSCFAPAGEMASVKVIRNKHTGLSEGYGFVEFDSHDVAEKVLQDFNGVTMLQSDQPYRLNWASFSTGEKRLENGPDHSIFVGDLAPEVTDELLHKLFFHKYPSVKTAKVVIDGSTGRSKGYGFVRFGDDGERSKALVEMNGVKCCSRAMRVGAATPRKPNGYNHQGGGAAPRDGDSLNTTIFVGGLDADVTDEVLRQPFAGFGEIVSVKIPIGKGCGFIQFVNRENAEEALEKLNGSVIGKQTVRLSWGRNQGNKQPRGGYGDQWVEPFYRGQYYNGYGYMPLPPPIDPRMYGAAPYGGYPMYGGHQQQQQQVS from the exons ATGGCTGACACGAAGGTCCAATCCCCGGAAACAACGGCGGTTGAGGATAACCACCAACGAATAACATCATCATCTCCAACGCCGCCGCCGCCGCCGTCTCACTGGATGGGGATGAGATACCCTTCGCCGATGATGATGCCTCACCATATGATGTACCCGCCGCCTCCTTACTCTCCTTACCACCACCATAATCATATGTATCATCATAATCATCATCACCAGTCTCGTGGTAACAAACACCAAAACGCTTCGAACGCTGAGAATAAGACGATTTGGATCGGTGATTTGCTTCACTGGATGGATGAGAATTACCTTAATTCTTGCTTTGCTCCCGCTGGAGAG ATGGCGTCAGTTAAGGTTATCAGGAACAAGCACACTGGTTTGTCTGAGGGCTATGGATTCGTGGAATTCGATTCCCACGATGTCGCCGAGAAGGTTTTGCAGGATTTTAACGGAGTAACTATGTTACAGTCCGACCAGCCTTACCGTTTAAACTGGGCCAGTTTCAGCACCGGCGAAAAACGCTTAGAGAATGGTCCTGACCACTCTATATTCGTGGGCGACTTGGCGCCAGAAGTCACTGATGAACTGTTGCATAAACTGTTCTTTCATAAATACCCATCTGTCAAGACTGCGAAAGTCGTCATAGATGGCAGTACTGGTCGGTCAAAGGGGTATGGCTTTGTGAGATTCGGAGATGATGGTGAGAGGAGCAAAGCTTTGGTGGAGATGAATGGTGTGAAATGCTGTAGCAGGGCTATGAGAGTCGGTGCTGCCACTCCTAGGAAGCCTAATGGTTACAATCACCAAG GTGGTGGAGCTGCTCCACGTGATGGGGACTCATTGAACACAACA ATATTTGTTGGAGGACTTGACGCTGATGTCACTGACGAAGTTCTTAGACAGCCTTTTGCTGGTTTTGGTGAAATAGTCTCTGTCAAGATACCGATTGGGAAAGGATGTGGATTCATTCAGTTTGTGAACAG AGAAAACGCAGAGGAGGCTTTGGAGAAACTAAATGGTTCTGTGATTGGAAAACAAACCGTTCGCCTTTCTTGGGGTCGTAATCAAGGCAACAAACAG CCTCGAGGTGGGTATGGAGACCAATGGGTTGAACCGTTCTATAGAGGACAATACTACAATGGTTATGGATACATGCCATTACCACCACCTATTGACCCGAGAATGTATGGTGCTGCACCTTATGGAGGTTATCCTATGTACGGTGGTCATCAGCAGCAGCAGCAACAAGTAAGCTGA
- the LOC106313260 gene encoding histone H3.2 has translation MARTKQTARKSTGGKAPRKQLATKAARKSAPATGGVKKPHRFRPGTVALREIRKYQKSTELLIRKLPFQRLVREIAQDFKTDLRFQSSAVAALQEAAEAYLVGLFEDTNLCAIHAKRVTIMPKDIQLARRIRGERA, from the coding sequence ATGGCTCGTACCAAGCAGACGGCAAGAAAATCCACCGGAGGAAAGGCACCACGGAAGCAACTCGCGACGAAGGCTGCGAGAAAATCGGCTCCGGCGACCGGAGGAGTGAAGAAGCCGCACAGATTCCGTCCCGGAACGGTGGCGCTAAGGGAGATCAGGAAGTACCAGAAGAGCACCGAGCTTCTGATCCGCAAGCTTCCGTTCCAGCGTCTGGTCCGCGAGATCGCGCAGGATTTCAAAACGGATCTGCGTTTCCAGAGCAGCGCCGTCGCGGCTCTCCAGGAAGCGGCGGAAGCTTACCTCGTCGGGCTGTTCGAGGACACGAACCTTTGCGCGATTCACGCCAAGAGAGTGACGATAATGCCTAAGGACATCCAGCTTGCGAGGAGGATCAGAGGCGAGAGAGCTTAA
- the LOC106314455 gene encoding putative FBD-associated F-box protein At1g05080 — MISATEKPQEVIISQSVRERNCEDRISALPDDLLVKILLFVPTKDIVTTMILSKRWRTIWTEVPRLEYEDIVSNTNSEQKSVWWFLEKSLQLHKAPILESLCIQLKEICPTNVDVAKLVAQAVDRSLRRLLFHLSWLAKPTSMPNRLYTCETLTELELFNKIILGVPPSVCLPSLAKLFLFCVVYKDDVSLVRLLSNCPVLRILLVIRSEEDGNVKKYTVKVPSLEEFTYLYKRPLSLAENTRSLVLDCPALTKLSINDHSGDSCSIGNMPSIVRAELSTFCYPDKKILRHISSATSLSLTLTEELVLCRPDNFSQLVDLTITPCDSGWLEQLMLMLKSNHELKSLAIKSVSWEAGSMRWMSDGSILSVRKKTGWKDGEDGRLAVPFNPI, encoded by the exons ATGATTTCTGCTACAGAAAAACCACAAGAAGTCATCATTTCTCAGAGTGTTCGAGAGAGAAATTGTGAAGATAGAATCAGTGCACTACCTGACGATCTGTTAGTAAAAATCTTGTTGTTTGTTCCAACAAAAGATATTGTGACCACCATGATTTTGTCGAAACGATGGCGGACTATCTGGACAGAGGTTCCAAGACTCGAGTACGAAGACATTGTGAGCAATACTAATAGTGAACAGAAGAGCGTTTGGTGGTTTCTTGAGAAGTCGTTGCAACTTCATAAGGCACCTATACTAGAAAGCTTGTGTATCCAACTTAAAGAAATATGCCCTACTAACGTTGATGTAGCAAAATTGGTTGCACAAGCAGTTGATCGTTCATTGCGCAGGTTACTATTTCATCTTAGTTGGTTGGCAAAACCTACCAGCATGCCCAACAGACTTTACACTTGTGAAACGCTCACTGAACTGGAACTCTTTAATAAGATTATCTTGGGTGTCCCTCCTTCAGTTTGCCTCCCATCCCTTGCAAAGCTATTCCTCTTTTGTGTGGTGTATAAAGATGATGTTTCTCTGGTCAGGCTTCTATCAAATTGTCCTGTTCTCAGAATTTTGCTCGTGATACGATCTGAAGAAGATGGCAATGTGAAAAAGTATACTGTCAAAGTGCCTTCTTTAGAGGAATTCACCTACCTCTATAAAAGGCCATTATCACTAGCGGAAAATACTAGGTCCTTGGTCTTAGATTGTCCGGCATTAACGAAACTCTCTATTAACGATCATTCAGGAGACTCTTGCTCTATCGGGAATATGCCAAGCATTGTTAGAGCAGAACTGTCTACTTTTTGCTACCCTGACAAAAAAATTCTGAGACATATTTCCTCGGCCACGTCTCTATCTTTGACTTTGACCGAGGAATTG GTTTTGTGTAGACCCGACAACTTCTCTCAGCTTGTAGACCTTACAATAACACCATGTGACTCCGGCTGGTTGGAACAACTTATGCTTATGTTAAAAAGTAACCATGAACTTAAAAGTCTTGCGATCAAATCTGTAA
- the LOC106313892 gene encoding uncharacterized protein LOC106313892 isoform X1 → MSSNGEKGMMKRSDFAQKLLDDLRVRKERLSISQDTDNYAYSNRGFKGSKKTRSKSTTFQDFNYGGANLLTSGTEDSNQILPYGKGRSIDLSKALAFALENAGKATRADPSGNASIISFLHEVGKRSLGRSSQQHLCSSSQQQLPMVHVHIKEISKGAQKLNQIIKACSNGLSFRKGRYSIQCGGEEHMEGAIELEQSLRLLVDIQQASSEYITKKQSQNRFKLLEENEDGEEEEDVWNRNNRKIKEAAKTDIEMRLLALKNKHRRQASGCEDTEHKPQKGRIPNVVAKLMGIGEFPEEEKETKNNNDASIKSAESLTRRRATQSNEKIVELKDQRNSTSLDLVLHKETQRTTNGINYKDKSQQKDDPNSKKGNKKDREMTTKNAIRRTSSPTEDNPKAVTRSQEKPLHKLSFGKKEEAKSIKKAKLKPERHQEHGVMTNHPPKPVSSVPVIDKAKSLRKSFSHVVVLEKKKGGEVHEAEFREKKNLNGGFCKVMKQPENQKPVSREANGKQDQLLRSYNDSNKTKAVEADTCINISEDSGIEVKSSNRNVFEKKKDIKDDSILLIAAERVLCQAPSENQHQELIFTYGVDQQAPVSNSDGNSERFSKTVYKASKGEVEAGIPLLEKRQEHRKQETKETLSENEMNLKKIVVKSQLFLDTFEALFKLNIPLNVLHEVGGNNYHQEDKNLLLDCGYEIMKRKGRFQELKVHPFVKVPISSSKVNSLDHLVRQLSKEFEKLRTYGRECYTESLVEDYLPKVLKRDVYYTDPNLNSMWDMGWNDSMHAFIEKDDVIRDVEREVFNGLLEEITRDLICI, encoded by the exons ATGAGTTCGAACGGAGAAAAGGGAATGATGAAGCGGTCAGATTTTGCACAGAAGTTGTTAGATGATCTTCGTGTAAGGAAGGAGCGGCTTTCAATCTCTCAGGATACAG ATAACTATGCATATTCTAACAGAGGATTTAAGGGATCTAAGAAAACCAGATCAAAATCT ACAACATTTCAAGATTTCAACTATGGAGGAGCCAATCTTCTCACTAGCGGCACGGAGGATTCAAATCAGATACTTCCATACGGAAAAGGCCGGAGCATCGATCTATCAAAAGCATTAGCATTTGCACTTGAAAATGCTGGGAAGGCTACAAGAGCAGATCCTTCAGGGAATGCATCAATCATTAGCTTCCTTCATGAAGTAGGAAAGAGATCTTTGGGAAGAAGCAGTCAGCAACATCTTTGTTCAAGCAGCCAGCAACAACTTCCCATGGTTCATGTCCATATCAAAGAAATATCAAAGGGAGCTCAAAAACTGAATCAGATCATTAAAGCATGTAGCAACGGCCTCAGTTTTCGAAAAGGAAGGTACTCAATACAATGCGGAGGAGAAGAACACATGGAAGGGGCTATTGAGTTGGAACAGTCTCTTCGTTTGCTTGTAGATATTCAACAAGCTTCTTCCGAATATATCACGAAGAAACAAAGTCAAAACAGATTCAAGCTACTTGAAGAAAATGAGGATGGGGAAGAAGAAGAAGATGTTTGGAATCGAAATAACCGAAAGATAAAAGAAGCCGCAAAGACGGACATCGAAATGAGACTACTGGCGCTTAAAAACAAACACAGAAGACAAGCAAGTGGCTGCGAAGATACCGAACATAAGCCTCAGAAGGGAAGGATTCCGAATGTTGTTGCGAAGTTGATGGGAATAGGAGAGTTTCCAGAAGAGGAAAAAGAGACCAAGAACAACAATGATGCATCCATCAAGTCTGCGGAGAGTCTCACAAGGCGTAGAGCAACACAATCCAATGAAAAAATTGTTGAATTGAAGGATCAGAGGAACTCAACATCATTGGATTTAGTATTACATAAGGAGACTCAGAGAACTACTAATGGTATAAACTACAAAGATAAGTCTCAGCAGAAGGATGATCCAAACAGCAAAAAGGGAAACAAGAAGGATAGAGAAATGACGACGAAAAATGCTATAAGAAGGACCTCATCTCCAACAGAAGATAACCCTAAGGCTGTCACAAGGAGCCAAGAAAAGCCTTTGCATAAACTTAGTTTTGGGAAGAAAGAAGAAGCAAAGAGCATCAAGAAAGCGAAGTTGAAGCCAGAAAGGCATCAAGAACATGGCGTAATGACCAATCATCCACCAAAACCTGTGAGCTCAGTACCAGTCATAGACAAAGCTAAATCTCTGAGGAAAAGCTTTTCTCATGTTGTTGTATTAGAAAAGAAAAAAGGAGGAGAGGTACATGAAGCTGAGTTCCGCGAAAAGAAAAATCTAAACGGTGGATTTTGCAAAGTAATGAAGCAACCAGAGAATCAGAAACCTGTTTCCAGAGAAGCAAATGGGAAACAAGATCAGTTACTCAGAAGTTACAATGACAGTAATAAGACCAAAGCTGTAGAAGCAGACACGTGCATCAATATTTCTGAAGATTCAGGTATTGAGGTCAAATCATCAAACAGAAATGTGTTTGAGAAAAAAAAAGATATCAAAGATGACTCAATTCTGCTAATAGCTGCGGAGAGAGTCCTATGCCAAGCTCCATCCGAAAAT CAGCATCAAGAGCTTATATTTACATATGGGGTGGATCAACAAGCTCCAGTATCAAATTCTGATGGAAATTCAGAAAGATTTTCCAAGACAGTATATAAAG CAAGCAAAGGGGAGGTTGAAGCTGGCATACCTTTGTTGGAGAAGCGACAAGAACACCGAAAACAAGAAACTAAAGAGACATTGTCTGAAAATGAAATGAACCTCAAGAAGATAGTTGTGAAAAGTCAACTATTTCTGGACACATTCGAGGCACTTTTCAAACTTAACATTCCTCTCAATGTCCTTCATGAAGTTGGCGGGAACAATTACCACCAAGAAGACAAGAACCTACTCCTCGATTGTGGCTACGAGATAATGAAACGAAAAGGAAGATTTCAAGAGTTAAAAGTCCATCCTTTCGTGAAGGTACCCATCAGTTCCTCTAAAGTAAACTCATTGGACCATCTTGTTAGACAATTAAGCAAAGAGTTCGAGAAGCTGAGAACTTACGGTAGGGAGTGCTACACTGAATCACTTGTTGAAGACTACTTACCAAAAGTGTTGAAAAGGGATGTTTACTATACAGACCCAAACTTAAACTCCATGTGGGATATGGGTTGGAATGATTCGATGCACGCCTTCATCGAGAAAGATGATGTTATAAGGGACGTAGAGAGGGAAGTCTTCAATGGACTCTTGGAGGAGATAACCAGAGATCTTATATGCATATAG